Within the Streptomyces sp. R41 genome, the region GCAGCGGCTGCGCCGCTTCGGATACACGGCGCCGCCCAGAAGCGATGTCCGCGACCGGCTCGTGCCGCCGTACGCCGAGCCCAGCCCGCGCATCTGGGCCACGATCGGGCTGCGCCACGAGGTCGCCGAGCGCATCACGCGCTGGTCGGGCTGGGGCGGCCCGCTCCTGGTGACGCTGCTCGCCGGGCTGCTGCGGTTCTGGAACCTGGGCAGCCCGAAGGCGGTGATATTCGACGAGACGTACTACGCCAAGGACGCCTGGGCGCTCATCCACCGCGGATACGAGGTCAACTGGGCGAAGGACGCCAACGACCTGATCCTGCAGGGCAACGGGCATGTGCGGATCCCGAGCGACGCCGCCTATGTGGTGCACCCGCCGGTCGGCAAGTACGTCATCGGGCTCGGCGAGTGGATGTTCGGGTTCAACCCGTTCGGCTGGCGGTTCATGACGGCGCTGCTCGGCACGCTGTCGGTGCTGCTGCTGTGCCGGATCGGGCGCCGGCTGTTCCGCTCGACGTTCCTCGGCTGCCTCGCGGGCGCGCTGATGGCGGTGGACGGCCTGCACTTCGTGATGAGCCGCACCTCGCTGCTCGACGGTGTGCTGATGTTCTTCGTGCTCGCGGCATTCGGCTGCCTGGTCGTCGACCGCGACAAGGCACGGGCCAGGCTGGCGGCGGCGCTGCCCGCGGACGCGGACGGAGTCGTGCGCCCCGACGCGCACACCGCCGAGACGACCCGCATGGGCTGGCGCCCCTGGCGCTGGGGGGCCGGCCTGATGCTGGGCCTGGCCATCGGCACCAAGTGGAACGGCCTCTACATCCTGGCCGTGTTCTGTGTGATGGCGGTCCTGTGGGACGTCGGCTCGCGCCGGGTCGCGGGCGCGCGACGGCCGTACCTGGCGGTGCTCAAGCACGACCTGGGCTGGGCGTTCCTGGCTACGGTCCCCGTCGCGATCTTCACCTACATCCTCTCGTGGACGGGCTGGATCCTCTCGGCCACCAACGGCCACGGCGGCTACTTCCGCAACTGGGCGGCGACCGACGGCAAGAACAGCAACTGGTCCTGGCTGTTCCCCGACTGGTGGCGCAGTCTGTGGCACTACGAGCACGAGGTGTTCGAGTTCCACACCCACCTGACGTCCCCGCACACCTACCAGTCGAACCCGTGGAGCTGGCTCGTCCTGGGCCGCCCGGTCTCGTACTTCTACGAGTCCCCGCTGCCCGGCAAGGACGGCTGCCCCGCCGACGCGGGCGACAAGTGCGCCCGGGAGGTGCTGGCGCTCGGCACTCCCCTCCTGTGGTGGGCGGCCTGCTTCGCGATCGCCTACGTGCTCTGGCGCTGGGCGTTCCGCCGCGACTGGCGAGCGGGCGCCATCGCCGGCGGCATCGCGGCCGGCTACCTCCCCTGGTTCATGTACCAGGAGCGCACGATCTTCTTCTTCTACGCCGTCGTCTTCCTCCCGTTCCTCTGCCTGGCCGTCGCCATGATGATCGGCGCGATCCTCGGCCCACCCGGCGCGGGCGAACGCCGCCGCGTCATCGGCGCGGCGGGCGCGGGCGTCCTGGTCCTGCTGATCGCGTGGAACTTCATCTATTTCTGGCCGCTGTACACGGGCACCGCGATCCCGATCGACCAGTGGCGGTCGCGGATGTGGCTGGACACCTGGGTCTAGCTGGGCAGTTATACGGCGATGGCGCGGCAGACTGCCGCGCCATCGCCGTTGTTAGTGGTCGTTGTTGGCTGTCGTTGGTCGCCCTCGTACGGCCCGGAGACGGCCCAGTTCGGGTGACGTGGCAGCTTTACAGTCCCCCCTTGAAGCCACGCCACTTGGTCTTCCGACCTGCGTAGATACCTGTGTGGACCAAGTCAGATCTCTCGGTCGTCCACGTGTCGTCCATGGCACCTCATATCCCGGCACCTCCACTAGGCGCCCGGCTGCTGGCTCACGGCGCCTTCTGCGGCCGGCTCAGCGGTCAGCGCTTGCACGAGTGCTCCGAGGATTCCGCCCGCTTCTCCTGGCTCAGGCCGGCATCTACCAACAGGCGCTCGGCCGCTAGGTAGCGCGAAAGCCCCTCTACAGTCACTGCCATGGTGGACAAGCGGCCCGGGTGGCGGGGACGGCAGCGGGGGTTGCAACTGTGGCCGGTAGGGCTCGTACTGGCGTTGGCCTTCGTGGCTGCGCTCATCGTGTCGGGCGGAGTGTTCTGGATCTTGGTGCAGCTCTTGGGCGTCCACGATCTGAAGAGTGAGACCCGACTGACGTCCCAGACTCTGTTCGATCTGGTGAAACTTTCCTTCGGCGTGGTCGCCGGCTCGGGCGCGCTCGTTGCTCTGGTAGTCGCCTACCGGCGACAGCGCGTCGATGAGGACGGGGCGCTGCGCGAGGCCACGCGCCTGCATACGGAACGGTTCACCACCGCAGTCTCACAGCTCGGAGAGCCTTCAGCCGCCGTCCGCCTCGGCGGGATCCACGCCCTGTCCGGACTCGCCGACGACGCCCCCACTAAGGAGCTTCGCCAGACCTGCATCGACGTCCTGTGCGCCTACCTCCGACTGCCCTACACGCCCTCCCCCAACGCCACCGACCAGGACTCCCGCCACAACTACCTCGCACTGCGCGAAGTCCGCCACACAGCCATCCGACTCATCCGCGATCACCTACGCCTGGATGCCAAGCATCCACATTCCTGGCAAGGGCATGATTTTGACTTCACCAATGCCGTCTTCGACGGTGGCGACTGGTCCGAAGCACAGTTCTCCGGCGGTCGTGTCAGTTTCAACGACGCGATATTCTCCGGCGGCCACGTCACCTTCTACAACGCGCAGTTCTCTGGCGGCAAGGTATTCTTCCACGGAGCGAAATTCTCTGGCGATATGGTCTTCTTCAACTGCGCGCAGTTCTCCGGCGGAATAGTCAGCTTCGACGACGCGCAGTTCTCCGGTGGCCAGGTTTTGTTCAGCAGCGCACAGTTCTCCGCCGGCATAGTTAACTTCACCCGTGCACAGTTCTCCGGCAGTGAGGTTTTCTTCAACGACGGACAGTTCTCCGGCAGCCGGGTCTTCTTCCACAACGCCCAGCTCTCCGGCGGCGAGGTCTTCTTCCACAACGCGCAATTCTCCGGCAGCGCGGTCATCTTCCACGACGCGCAATTCTCCGGAGTCCAGGTGTCCTTCAATGACGCGCAATTCTCCGCCGGCCAGGTAGCCTTCACCGGCGCGGAGTTCTCCGGCGGCCAAGTCGACTTCCAGGACGCGCAGTTCTCCGGCGGCGCGGTCACCTTCAACGAGGCACAATTGACCGGCGGGCAGGTTGACCTGCGACGCGTATCGGGGAATGCTCCTGAAGGCTTGGTGCCGGGAGGTGGAATGCCGCTTCCGACAGGCCTCCTGCTGCCTGAGAGGTGGTATCGGCCAGCCCTGTAATGAGGCACTGTCAGGTGAAGCCACCACCGTGTCCTGGCGATGAAGCCCCGGTCCGGTAGAGAGAAACACCCCATCTTGCCTGACGGCCACCCCTGGGGGAAACGCGTATGGACAGGGGGCTCTGACCTGGGGTTTCACTGTTGGCGGCTATGACTCGGCTGTCAATGTCGGTCGTCGTCGGTCGGCGTCGGGCGCCCTCGCACGGCCCAGAGACGGCCCAGCGGCCCTCACGGTGCACGCGTATGGCGTGATCGGTTACGGCCACACACGCACCGAAGGGCATCGAGCCGCAAGGGGTAGATGAGACCCGAGTAAAGAAATTACCTGAGGTAACGGCGCATTGTCGCGCGCCTTACGCTCCCGCGTGCACCCGTTCCACATCTCCGACATCTAGCAGAGACCCCTCG harbors:
- a CDS encoding dolichyl-phosphate-mannose--protein mannosyltransferase, with the protein product MTSTASSTDTRQGQAAEEQRPSWQQRLRRFGYTAPPRSDVRDRLVPPYAEPSPRIWATIGLRHEVAERITRWSGWGGPLLVTLLAGLLRFWNLGSPKAVIFDETYYAKDAWALIHRGYEVNWAKDANDLILQGNGHVRIPSDAAYVVHPPVGKYVIGLGEWMFGFNPFGWRFMTALLGTLSVLLLCRIGRRLFRSTFLGCLAGALMAVDGLHFVMSRTSLLDGVLMFFVLAAFGCLVVDRDKARARLAAALPADADGVVRPDAHTAETTRMGWRPWRWGAGLMLGLAIGTKWNGLYILAVFCVMAVLWDVGSRRVAGARRPYLAVLKHDLGWAFLATVPVAIFTYILSWTGWILSATNGHGGYFRNWAATDGKNSNWSWLFPDWWRSLWHYEHEVFEFHTHLTSPHTYQSNPWSWLVLGRPVSYFYESPLPGKDGCPADAGDKCAREVLALGTPLLWWAACFAIAYVLWRWAFRRDWRAGAIAGGIAAGYLPWFMYQERTIFFFYAVVFLPFLCLAVAMMIGAILGPPGAGERRRVIGAAGAGVLVLLIAWNFIYFWPLYTGTAIPIDQWRSRMWLDTWV
- a CDS encoding pentapeptide repeat-containing protein → MVDKRPGWRGRQRGLQLWPVGLVLALAFVAALIVSGGVFWILVQLLGVHDLKSETRLTSQTLFDLVKLSFGVVAGSGALVALVVAYRRQRVDEDGALREATRLHTERFTTAVSQLGEPSAAVRLGGIHALSGLADDAPTKELRQTCIDVLCAYLRLPYTPSPNATDQDSRHNYLALREVRHTAIRLIRDHLRLDAKHPHSWQGHDFDFTNAVFDGGDWSEAQFSGGRVSFNDAIFSGGHVTFYNAQFSGGKVFFHGAKFSGDMVFFNCAQFSGGIVSFDDAQFSGGQVLFSSAQFSAGIVNFTRAQFSGSEVFFNDGQFSGSRVFFHNAQLSGGEVFFHNAQFSGSAVIFHDAQFSGVQVSFNDAQFSAGQVAFTGAEFSGGQVDFQDAQFSGGAVTFNEAQLTGGQVDLRRVSGNAPEGLVPGGGMPLPTGLLLPERWYRPAL